Proteins encoded in a region of the Vibrio sp. CB1-14 genome:
- a CDS encoding sodium:solute symporter family protein: MDIQTWTFILVGITFALYIGIAIWARAGSTSEFYVAGGGVHPVANGMATAADWMSAASFISMAGIISFIGYDGAVYLMGWTGGYVLLALCLAPYLRKFGKFTVPDFIGDRYYSKTARMVAVFCAIFVSFTYVAGQMRGVGVVFSRFLEVDINLGIVIGMAIVFFYAVMGGMKGITYTQVAQYCVLIFAFLVPAVFTSLMMTGSVFPQVGFGSTVTGSETYLLDKLDGLTEELGFTAYTDGSKSMVDVFFICAALMVGTAGLPHVIIRFFTVPRVKDARISAGWALVFISLLYTTAPAVAAFARVNMIDTINGPDMKGVQATEAPSWYKNWESTGLVSWEDKNGDGRMFYSGDERNEMKINRDIIVLASPELAQLPNWVVALLAAGGLAAALSTAAGLLLVISTAVSHDLLKKGFKPDMTDKQELMYARIGAAAAVIGAGYLGINPPGFVAQVVAFAFGLAAASFFPAIILGIFYKKMNKEGAIAGMLSGILFTAAYIIYFKFVNPAANTPDNWLFGISPEGIGTLGMCLNFTVSIVVNKFTAEVPQDVQEMVESIRYPKGAGAAQDH, translated from the coding sequence ATGGATATTCAAACTTGGACGTTTATTCTGGTCGGTATCACCTTTGCGTTGTATATCGGTATCGCAATTTGGGCACGCGCAGGCTCCACTAGTGAGTTCTATGTCGCAGGCGGCGGCGTACACCCGGTAGCAAATGGTATGGCGACCGCAGCAGACTGGATGTCGGCAGCGTCGTTTATTTCGATGGCAGGTATCATCTCATTCATCGGTTACGATGGTGCGGTATACCTAATGGGTTGGACTGGCGGTTACGTACTCCTTGCACTTTGCTTAGCCCCTTATTTACGTAAGTTCGGTAAGTTCACCGTGCCAGATTTCATTGGCGATCGTTACTACTCTAAGACAGCACGTATGGTTGCGGTATTCTGTGCCATTTTTGTCTCGTTCACTTATGTGGCCGGTCAGATGCGTGGTGTAGGCGTGGTATTCTCTCGCTTCCTAGAAGTCGATATTAACCTTGGTATCGTCATCGGTATGGCCATTGTATTCTTCTACGCGGTTATGGGTGGTATGAAAGGGATCACCTATACTCAGGTAGCGCAATATTGTGTTCTTATCTTCGCTTTCCTAGTACCTGCAGTATTCACATCTCTGATGATGACAGGCTCAGTCTTCCCACAAGTGGGCTTTGGTTCTACCGTCACCGGTTCTGAAACTTACCTGCTTGATAAACTTGATGGACTCACTGAGGAATTAGGTTTCACCGCCTATACCGATGGGTCGAAGAGTATGGTTGACGTGTTCTTTATCTGTGCAGCACTTATGGTAGGTACAGCAGGTCTTCCACACGTAATCATTCGCTTCTTCACCGTTCCTCGCGTAAAAGATGCGCGTATCTCAGCAGGTTGGGCATTGGTCTTTATCTCTCTACTTTACACAACTGCTCCTGCGGTAGCAGCGTTTGCTCGCGTTAACATGATTGACACCATTAATGGTCCAGACATGAAAGGCGTTCAAGCGACAGAAGCACCAAGCTGGTATAAGAACTGGGAAAGCACAGGTCTTGTTAGCTGGGAAGATAAGAACGGTGATGGTCGTATGTTCTACTCAGGTGATGAGCGTAACGAAATGAAGATCAACCGCGATATCATCGTACTGGCTTCACCTGAGCTGGCTCAACTTCCAAACTGGGTAGTAGCACTACTTGCAGCGGGTGGTTTGGCAGCGGCACTATCAACGGCAGCGGGTTTATTATTGGTTATCTCGACGGCGGTCTCCCATGACCTGCTCAAGAAAGGCTTTAAACCCGATATGACCGATAAACAGGAGCTCATGTATGCTCGGATAGGCGCGGCAGCGGCGGTTATCGGTGCGGGTTACCTTGGTATTAACCCACCAGGCTTCGTGGCTCAGGTTGTTGCCTTTGCCTTCGGTCTGGCTGCTGCATCCTTCTTCCCTGCGATTATCCTGGGCATCTTCTATAAGAAGATGAACAAAGAAGGCGCCATCGCCGGTATGCTTTCAGGTATTTTGTTCACAGCGGCTTACATCATTTACTTCAAGTTTGTAAACCCTGCAGCAAACACACCAGACAACTGGCTATTTGGTATCAGTCCAGAGGGCATTGGTACTCTAGGTATGTGTCTAAACTTCACAGTGTCTATTGTGGTCAACAAGTTTACGGCTGAAGTACCACAAGACGTACAAGAAATGGTTGAGTCTATCCGCTACCCGAAAGGCGCTGGCGCGGCACAAGACCACTAA
- a CDS encoding DUF3316 domain-containing protein: MKKLLSLAAVFAMVPAVSYAQYDNIYGNGGVHTGVYATEAEAIAEGNQIMETLSSTPSHELVHILRTPHKSLKHNSVEIYDADVKVKTVAAADGASMYQGFVDVEYRFSRYD; the protein is encoded by the coding sequence ATGAAAAAACTATTATCTCTTGCAGCAGTATTCGCGATGGTTCCAGCAGTATCGTACGCGCAGTATGATAACATTTACGGTAACGGCGGTGTACATACAGGCGTATACGCGACAGAAGCAGAGGCCATTGCAGAAGGCAATCAAATTATGGAGACGTTATCCAGTACTCCATCTCATGAGCTAGTGCATATATTGCGTACACCGCACAAGAGTTTGAAACATAACAGCGTAGAAATTTACGATGCAGATGTGAAAGTCAAAACGGTTGCAGCGGCTGACGGCGCATCAATGTATCAAGGTTTCGTTGATGTTGAGTACCGTTTCTCACGTTACGACTAA
- a CDS encoding PAS domain-containing hybrid sensor histidine kinase/response regulator — protein sequence MQGWIVVPVSLAYLGILFLIAWYGDRQKKWLSNWRPWVYSLSIAVYCTSWTFYGTVGQASSNPWAFLPIYIAPIIVFTLGWRVIARLILIAKREHITSIADFIAARYGKSQGLAVVVTLIAVAGILPYIALQLRGITMGLEVVAPDLASELGYQDKHISWFVVGALAIFTMLFGTRHIDNTEHHRGMMMAVAFESIVKLVAFLVVGFFILYLAWERPDIKLTELASSTYQSPNIPTLLIHTGLTMMAIVCLPRQFHTMVVENERAQDLHTARWLFPAYLVLMGLFVLPIAWVGQGLLMGTSPDTFVISIPKFAEANNIALLAFLGGTSAASGMVIVSTIALAIMVSNDLVMPLLLRRIKLAHRSHRHLSGLLLIIRRALICVLLFGAWLFYQALDTIHSLSAIGFLSFSAITQFAPALIGGMYWRLGNRKGVYVGLFVGFAIWLITLMSETGLLAGDASTNLLLRIITPPEMLISWGIASSDWGMLISVVLNAICFVVISLATRSSLTERLQSASFVGTPLPESENLSLYQSRVTVAELEMLASRFVGRTRVRSAFRHYWKQQDNQPLPNQQASAELIRHTERVLAGVFGASSAKLVLTSALQGRNMQLEEVATIVDEASELYHFSRGLLQGAIEHIGQGIAVVDKQLRLVAWNRRYLELFSFPSGLIQVGRPIADVIRHNAEQGLCGPGDPNEHVRKRIFYLEQGSPHTSSRVRSDGSVIEVQGNPMPGGGFVMSFTDITVFREAEMALRDANERLEERVVERTHELEQLNQRLVLATRRSESESQSKMRFLAAVSHDLMQPLNAARLFASSLSEVSKDEEGRKLSGHIESALGAAEELIGDLLDISRLESGKLQTNVRGFHLSEVFETLQAEFSAISKGKQIDFSVVSSSLIVKSDPKLLRRVLQNFLTNAFRYNPEGKVLLGARRVNGRVRIDVWDDGIGIPEDKQKEIFNEFTRVDQARADRGLGLGLAISRGIARVLNHQISMRSWPDRGSVFSITLDLAREVAAEPVKVAATSDAGLKHLKVLCVDNEPDILVGMETLLARWGCDVRTALDLVGSLKHLDQGWEPDVILSDYRLDNGRTGLEVLQQFRLRVGDSFKGVIISADRTESMLEGIKSNGFAFIAKPVKPLKLRAILNQS from the coding sequence ATGCAAGGATGGATCGTCGTCCCCGTGTCATTGGCCTATTTGGGCATCTTATTTCTTATTGCATGGTACGGGGATAGACAAAAAAAGTGGTTATCCAACTGGCGGCCTTGGGTTTATAGCCTATCCATTGCTGTTTACTGTACCTCTTGGACCTTTTACGGCACTGTCGGTCAGGCCAGCAGTAACCCCTGGGCCTTCTTGCCTATTTATATCGCGCCAATCATCGTTTTTACCTTAGGTTGGCGCGTCATTGCTCGCCTTATCCTTATCGCTAAGCGTGAGCACATCACCTCAATCGCAGACTTTATCGCGGCTCGCTATGGCAAATCTCAAGGCTTAGCGGTTGTGGTTACCTTAATTGCAGTTGCGGGAATCTTACCTTATATCGCACTGCAGTTGCGCGGCATCACCATGGGGCTTGAAGTCGTTGCCCCGGACTTAGCGTCTGAGCTGGGTTATCAAGATAAGCATATCTCTTGGTTTGTGGTTGGTGCGCTGGCGATCTTCACCATGCTGTTTGGTACTCGCCATATTGATAACACTGAGCATCACCGCGGCATGATGATGGCAGTGGCGTTTGAGTCTATCGTTAAGTTAGTGGCTTTTTTGGTGGTTGGGTTTTTCATTCTTTATCTCGCTTGGGAGCGCCCCGACATCAAGCTGACCGAGCTTGCCTCGAGTACCTATCAATCTCCCAATATTCCCACCTTATTGATCCACACGGGTTTGACCATGATGGCGATCGTCTGTTTGCCGCGCCAGTTTCACACCATGGTGGTCGAGAATGAGCGCGCGCAGGACTTGCATACTGCTCGTTGGTTATTCCCAGCTTATTTAGTATTGATGGGGCTATTCGTACTGCCGATTGCTTGGGTAGGGCAAGGGCTATTAATGGGCACCTCACCTGATACGTTCGTGATCAGTATTCCCAAATTTGCCGAAGCAAACAATATTGCTTTGCTAGCCTTTTTGGGGGGCACCTCGGCGGCGAGTGGCATGGTGATAGTATCAACCATTGCACTGGCTATTATGGTGTCTAATGATCTGGTGATGCCATTGCTACTGCGCCGCATCAAGCTGGCGCACCGTTCTCATCGACATCTCTCTGGGCTACTACTGATCATTCGCCGTGCCCTCATTTGTGTGTTGTTATTTGGCGCTTGGCTGTTTTATCAGGCGCTCGATACCATTCACTCGTTATCTGCGATTGGCTTTCTCTCCTTTTCTGCCATCACCCAGTTCGCGCCAGCGTTGATTGGTGGCATGTATTGGCGTTTAGGTAATCGTAAGGGTGTTTATGTTGGTCTGTTTGTCGGTTTCGCCATTTGGTTAATTACCTTGATGAGTGAAACCGGTCTTCTAGCGGGGGATGCGAGTACCAATTTACTACTGCGTATTATCACCCCGCCTGAAATGCTGATCTCCTGGGGCATCGCTAGCTCCGACTGGGGAATGCTGATCTCTGTGGTATTGAACGCGATTTGTTTTGTGGTGATTTCGCTGGCGACGCGCTCTAGTCTGACCGAGCGTCTGCAGTCGGCCTCATTTGTGGGTACGCCGCTACCTGAAAGTGAAAACCTCAGCCTGTATCAAAGCCGCGTGACCGTGGCTGAGCTCGAAATGCTTGCCTCACGTTTTGTAGGGCGCACGCGGGTGCGCAGTGCATTTCGCCATTACTGGAAGCAGCAAGACAATCAGCCACTGCCGAACCAGCAAGCATCCGCCGAGCTTATTAGACATACCGAGCGTGTCCTCGCCGGGGTATTTGGTGCATCGTCTGCAAAGTTGGTACTGACTTCGGCGCTGCAAGGACGCAATATGCAGTTGGAAGAAGTAGCGACGATTGTCGATGAGGCCTCGGAGCTTTACCACTTTAGCCGTGGCCTGCTTCAGGGGGCGATTGAGCATATTGGTCAAGGCATTGCCGTAGTGGATAAACAACTAAGGTTAGTCGCTTGGAACCGTCGATATTTGGAGTTGTTTAGCTTTCCTTCTGGACTTATCCAAGTCGGGCGACCCATTGCGGATGTGATTCGTCACAACGCTGAACAAGGCCTATGTGGTCCGGGCGATCCCAATGAACATGTACGAAAGCGTATCTTTTACCTTGAGCAAGGATCCCCGCATACCTCATCGCGCGTTCGGTCGGATGGCAGCGTGATTGAAGTGCAAGGCAACCCAATGCCAGGTGGCGGTTTTGTGATGAGTTTTACTGACATTACCGTGTTTAGAGAGGCGGAAATGGCGTTGCGTGATGCCAACGAGCGGTTGGAAGAACGTGTCGTAGAGCGAACACACGAGCTTGAGCAACTCAACCAACGTTTGGTATTGGCAACACGTCGCTCAGAATCGGAATCGCAATCGAAAATGCGCTTTTTGGCCGCAGTGAGCCACGATTTGATGCAGCCACTTAATGCTGCGCGTCTGTTTGCTTCCTCGTTGTCAGAGGTCAGTAAAGATGAGGAAGGGCGAAAGCTATCAGGGCATATCGAAAGTGCCCTTGGCGCTGCGGAAGAGCTGATTGGTGACCTATTAGATATTTCACGTTTGGAGTCAGGTAAGCTGCAAACCAATGTTCGCGGTTTTCATCTATCTGAAGTATTTGAGACATTACAAGCTGAGTTTAGTGCTATCTCGAAAGGCAAGCAGATAGATTTCTCCGTGGTTTCTAGCTCGCTTATCGTTAAATCCGATCCTAAGTTGCTGCGCCGTGTATTGCAGAACTTTTTGACCAATGCGTTTCGCTACAACCCTGAGGGCAAGGTTTTGCTTGGTGCGCGGCGTGTTAATGGTCGAGTACGAATCGATGTATGGGATGACGGTATTGGTATCCCAGAAGACAAGCAGAAAGAGATCTTTAACGAGTTTACACGTGTTGACCAAGCGAGAGCTGATAGGGGCTTGGGGCTTGGGCTCGCGATTTCTCGAGGTATTGCCCGTGTGCTCAATCATCAAATCTCAATGCGCTCTTGGCCAGATCGCGGCAGTGTCTTTTCGATTACGCTCGACTTGGCTAGGGAAGTCGCAGCAGAGCCGGTGAAAGTAGCCGCAACCAGTGACGCCGGACTGAAGCATCTGAAAGTGCTTTGCGTCGATAATGAGCCTGATATCTTGGTGGGCATGGAAACCTTACTCGCTCGTTGGGGCTGTGATGTGCGTACTGCGCTTGATTTGGTTGGCAGTCTTAAACACTTAGACCAAGGGTGGGAGCCAGACGTTATTCTCTCGGATTACCGACTTGATAATGGTCGTACCGGGCTTGAAGTGCTTCAGCAATTTAGATTGCGGGTAGGTGACTCGTTTAAAGGGGTGATCATCAGTGCTGATCGCACCGAGTCGATGCTTGAAGGTATTAAGTCCAATGGTTTTGCCTTTATTGCTAAGCCAGTTAAGCCGCTTAAGCTGCGTGCTATTCTCAATCAATCATAG
- a CDS encoding 3-phenylpropionate MFS transporter produces MLTPSPFAWVSQYLSGFFFAYGVYLPFWALWFEDQGVSAADVGLLMGLGFATRCVANLLITPRIHKAESLLPALRWATLACTLFVAAHLAAGPSFAMLALVTVLFNLSFGPVVPLSDAAANHYANRNMLDYGRTRLWGSVAFIAGSSVVGYLASQFGANMIVYTALAGFVISMLLVMRNPATMPVSQSHDDEVRPKLSALLKEASVIRFLVLIALIQGSHAAYYSFSSIYWKEAGHPESLIGYLWSLGVVSEVMLFAFSKKWFAGWSLRTLFVISSVGVIVRWGLTASTTAVGALVVIQLLHGVTFAIAHIAAIQYIQKSEANKMVALQALYNAIPLGAFIALMMAVSGWGYENWGANVFWGMAAMGVLALFIKVEPGKNGVKDIQEKSQPEPQN; encoded by the coding sequence ATGTTAACGCCTTCCCCTTTTGCTTGGGTTTCCCAATATTTATCTGGTTTCTTTTTTGCCTACGGTGTGTATCTACCGTTTTGGGCGTTGTGGTTTGAAGACCAAGGGGTGTCAGCTGCCGATGTTGGCTTATTGATGGGATTGGGCTTTGCCACTCGATGTGTGGCCAATCTTCTTATCACGCCGCGAATCCATAAAGCAGAAAGTCTATTGCCGGCACTTCGCTGGGCGACGTTGGCGTGTACTTTGTTTGTTGCCGCTCACCTAGCTGCAGGACCAAGCTTCGCCATGCTGGCGCTAGTCACTGTGCTGTTTAATTTGAGCTTTGGTCCGGTGGTTCCGTTGTCGGATGCTGCAGCGAACCATTATGCGAACCGGAATATGCTTGATTATGGTCGCACACGTCTCTGGGGCTCGGTGGCATTTATCGCAGGCTCTTCTGTGGTGGGTTATCTTGCTTCTCAATTCGGTGCCAACATGATTGTTTACACCGCGTTGGCTGGCTTTGTTATCTCAATGCTACTAGTGATGCGTAATCCTGCGACCATGCCGGTATCGCAAAGCCATGATGATGAGGTAAGACCGAAGCTTAGCGCGCTACTGAAAGAGGCGTCAGTGATTCGCTTTTTGGTTTTGATTGCTCTTATTCAAGGTAGTCACGCCGCGTACTACAGTTTTAGCTCTATTTATTGGAAAGAAGCAGGTCACCCAGAGAGTCTGATTGGTTACCTGTGGAGCTTGGGCGTGGTATCGGAAGTGATGCTGTTCGCTTTTAGCAAGAAATGGTTTGCTGGCTGGTCGCTACGCACTTTGTTTGTGATTTCATCAGTGGGCGTGATTGTGCGTTGGGGTTTGACGGCTTCGACGACCGCTGTCGGTGCATTGGTGGTGATTCAGCTTTTGCATGGCGTGACGTTTGCCATCGCACATATTGCGGCGATCCAGTATATCCAGAAATCAGAAGCGAACAAAATGGTCGCGCTGCAGGCTCTGTATAATGCGATCCCATTAGGCGCGTTCATTGCTCTGATGATGGCTGTGAGTGGTTGGGGCTATGAGAATTGGGGCGCGAATGTGTTCTGGGGTATGGCGGCGATGGGTGTATTGGCGCTGTTTATCAAAGTCGAGCCAGGCAAAAATGGCGTGAAAGATATCCAGGAAAAATCTCAGCCTGAGCCACAGAATTGA
- a CDS encoding DUF294 nucleotidyltransferase-like domain-containing protein — MPDKFNMSSPPFDRLSDSQQTELRSALDVAYYRDKDTILKAGSNADHLYIIIKGSVEERDSEQKEVYAHYTYDDMFDVRAILSETVKHDYLALEDTLVYLLPKEVFLSLYHSNGQFAAYFDTSLATRQQLIEEAQKQQNLGEFILTKVDEDIYHPPLILPADMPITTVTETLLSQGVDAALIELTSDDPRVTKNATPYGIVTRTNMLHAVVLDKLSSDTAIGNIATYPVHQVEKHEFLFNAMVTMTRQRVKRLMVCEGSQAVGMLDMTQILSAFSTHSHVLSLSIARANSIDELALASNRQQQLVDSLVTNGIRTRFMMELVSAVNEQIIERAFELVVPPAMHNHCCLVVMGSEGRGEQILKTDQDNALIFEPGLEWPNQQKVLDELNHTLARLGYPLCPGKVMVSNPHWVRTTDAWQQRIDELVASANSESVMEIAILADARAVAGNEALLTPVKQHLQQKMAGQELILTEFTRPALNFAVPLTLFGNVKSSKQGVDLKQGGIFPIVHGVRALSMEYAIDATNTFDRIDQLVAKRVLEQATAENLSEALKHLFKLRLQQQLSHHDISNAIQLDVLERPERDLLRHGLHVVKKFKQWLGYHYQIRH, encoded by the coding sequence ATGCCTGATAAATTCAATATGTCGTCACCACCTTTCGATCGACTCAGTGACAGTCAACAAACCGAGCTTCGTTCCGCACTCGATGTCGCCTATTATCGAGACAAAGACACCATCCTAAAGGCAGGTAGCAATGCCGACCATCTGTATATCATTATCAAAGGCTCCGTCGAGGAACGCGATAGCGAACAAAAAGAAGTCTACGCTCACTATACTTATGACGATATGTTTGATGTCAGAGCAATACTCAGTGAGACCGTCAAACATGATTACCTCGCCTTAGAAGACACGCTGGTTTACCTGCTTCCTAAAGAGGTATTTCTCTCGCTTTATCACAGCAACGGTCAGTTCGCCGCCTACTTCGACACTAGCCTGGCGACACGCCAACAATTGATTGAAGAGGCACAAAAGCAGCAAAATTTAGGCGAGTTTATCCTCACCAAAGTCGATGAAGACATCTACCATCCGCCCTTGATTTTGCCAGCAGATATGCCGATCACCACGGTGACCGAAACCTTACTCAGCCAAGGCGTGGATGCTGCGCTGATCGAACTTACCAGCGATGACCCTCGCGTCACAAAGAATGCCACGCCTTATGGCATCGTCACTCGCACTAACATGCTCCACGCCGTGGTACTCGACAAACTGAGCAGCGACACCGCCATTGGCAACATTGCCACCTATCCAGTGCATCAGGTGGAAAAACACGAGTTTTTGTTCAACGCTATGGTGACCATGACTCGCCAACGGGTGAAGCGCTTAATGGTGTGTGAAGGCAGCCAAGCCGTTGGCATGCTCGATATGACGCAAATTCTTAGTGCGTTCTCCACCCACTCTCACGTGCTATCACTCAGCATTGCCCGAGCAAATAGTATTGATGAATTGGCGTTGGCGTCCAATCGTCAGCAGCAATTGGTCGATAGCCTTGTGACCAACGGTATTCGCACCCGATTTATGATGGAGTTGGTTTCAGCCGTTAACGAGCAAATCATTGAGCGTGCCTTTGAGCTTGTGGTGCCACCCGCGATGCACAATCACTGCTGCTTAGTCGTCATGGGCTCTGAAGGGCGCGGAGAACAAATTCTCAAAACCGATCAAGACAATGCCCTCATTTTTGAGCCAGGTCTGGAATGGCCGAATCAACAAAAAGTGCTTGATGAGCTCAACCACACGCTCGCGCGCCTTGGCTATCCACTCTGTCCTGGCAAAGTCATGGTCAGCAACCCTCATTGGGTACGCACGACTGACGCATGGCAACAGCGCATTGATGAGTTGGTCGCTAGTGCCAATAGCGAAAGCGTCATGGAGATTGCCATTCTTGCCGATGCCAGAGCGGTGGCGGGCAACGAAGCTTTACTCACGCCGGTCAAGCAGCACTTGCAGCAAAAAATGGCAGGACAAGAGTTGATCCTAACCGAGTTCACTCGCCCTGCCCTCAACTTTGCGGTGCCACTGACCTTATTTGGCAACGTGAAAAGCTCCAAGCAAGGCGTGGATCTCAAACAAGGGGGGATCTTCCCTATCGTACATGGCGTCAGAGCACTAAGCATGGAATACGCCATTGATGCGACCAACACCTTTGATCGCATCGACCAGCTGGTGGCAAAACGAGTCTTAGAGCAGGCGACTGCAGAGAACTTATCTGAGGCACTCAAACACCTGTTTAAACTGCGTCTTCAGCAGCAGCTCTCCCACCATGACATTAGTAACGCCATACAGTTGGATGTTCTGGAGCGGCCCGAGCGAGATCTACTTAGACATGGTTTACATGTGGTGAAGAAGTTCAAGCAGTGGTTGGGTTATCACTATCAAATTCGCCACTAA
- a CDS encoding 3'-5' exonuclease: protein MNIITRAYWRYRTKGTPYQGLFSKPEPDEFVSLDCETTSLDPNVADIVTIAATKIIDNRIITSAPFEVRLSAPKTLDEDSIKIHHIRHDDLKHGISEQQAIKALIQFIGNRPLVGYHIRYDKKILDRACKKHLGFPLPNALVEVSQIYNDQLLKLLPNGYFDLSLEAICRHLQIPTYHKHDALEDAKAAAMVYLKLTRGTLPPFRPQN, encoded by the coding sequence ATGAATATTATCACCAGAGCCTATTGGCGCTATCGGACAAAAGGCACGCCTTACCAAGGCTTGTTCAGCAAACCCGAACCCGATGAGTTTGTATCGCTCGATTGTGAGACCACCAGTCTCGACCCCAATGTGGCCGACATTGTCACCATTGCAGCAACAAAAATCATCGATAATCGCATCATTACCAGTGCCCCATTTGAAGTACGTCTGTCAGCGCCAAAGACCCTCGATGAGGATTCAATCAAAATTCATCATATTCGCCATGACGACCTCAAGCACGGCATCAGCGAGCAGCAAGCGATCAAGGCGCTGATACAGTTTATTGGCAATCGCCCTCTCGTTGGCTACCACATCCGTTACGACAAAAAGATCCTCGATCGCGCCTGCAAAAAGCACTTAGGATTTCCATTGCCAAACGCGCTGGTTGAGGTCAGTCAGATCTATAACGATCAACTGCTGAAATTGCTACCCAATGGCTACTTTGACTTGAGCCTAGAAGCCATCTGCCGTCATTTACAGATCCCCACTTATCACAAACACGACGCATTGGAAGATGCTAAAGCGGCCGCCATGGTGTACCTAAAACTGACCCGAGGCACATTGCCGCCATTTCGACCTCAGAACTAA